The following coding sequences are from one Melopsittacus undulatus isolate bMelUnd1 chromosome 14, bMelUnd1.mat.Z, whole genome shotgun sequence window:
- the TMEM200B gene encoding transmembrane protein 200B produces the protein MTAESTESNGPMREPEPVGTRSPVPPVPPAPPRRRGHRLRRRKSPTEAPVKGQLRMRSPSGAFVMVGISVVLVGMTIAVVGYWPHRGAGAAGATNITGDMRREVSAARHVPHSEKLKLIGPVIMGIGLFIFICANTMLYENRDMETRRLMQKGLCSMVTALPEGTGLEDGHCQRGDTRPVPKANAECVEGCYRVDLSGQPCPGTGTKWSNCYGSNRLQTTAEFLQRPVASPAASLLSLRSGASTEANLGLSHHRGAESLLCSAVGALALPVIKLNNCLLDAAARGGPAEPQHGAPQLSQPGSSIAPHGHDPGGGHIIINVDGGAEPVVMELGPDVQLHSPGHSKSLDLGQPGVLLVAPIKDRKNRSWPRLDHVSLVGYSKLESTGESSDRLLEHSEPRPSSWAVGMEQGTRV, from the coding sequence ATGACCGCAGAGAGCACCGAGAGCAACGGGCCCATGCGGGAGCCGGAGCCGGTGGGCACGAGGTCCCCGGTGCCCCCGGTACCCCCTGCCCCACCGCGGCGCCGGGGGCACCGTCTGCGGCGCCGCAAGTCCCCGACGGAGGCACCGGTGAAGGGGCAGCTCCGCATGCGGTCACCATCGGGAGCCTTTGTCATGGTGGGCATCTCGGTGGTGCTGGTGGGCATGACCATCGCTGTGGTGGGATACTGGCCCCAccgtggggctggggctgccggTGCCACCAACATCACGGGGGACATGAGGAGGGAGGTGTCGGCCGCGCGCCACGTGCCCCACAGTGAGAAGCTCAAGCTGATCGGCCCTGTCATCATGGGCATCGGGCTCTTCATCTTCATCTGCGCCAACACCATGTTGTACGAGAACAGGGACATGGAGACCCGCAGGCTCATGCAGAAGGGGCTCTGCTCCATGGTGACGGCTCTGCCCGAGGGCACCGGCCTCGAGGACGGGCACTGCCAGCGCGGGGACACCCGGCCCGTGCCCAAGGCCAACGCTGAGTGTGTGGAGGGCTGTTACCGTGTGGACCTCTCGggccagccctgccctggcacCGGCACCAAGTGGTCCAACTGCTATGGCTCCAACAGGCTCCAGACCACGGCCGAGTTCCTGCAGCGCCCGGTGGCATCTCCCGCTGCCTCCCTGCTCAGCCTCCGCTCCGGTGCCTCCACCGAGGCCAACCTGGGCTTGTCCCACCACAGAGGGGCCGAGTCCCTCCTGTGCTCGGCTGTCGGTGCCTTGGCACTGCCTGTCATCAAGCTCAACAACTGCCTCTTGGATGCAGCAGCACGAGGGGGccctgcagagccccagcacgGAGCCccacagctctcccagcctggcagcagcaTCGCGCCCCATGGCCATGACCCTGGTGGTGGCCACATCATCATCAATGTGGATGGAGGCGCGGAGCCGGTGGTGATGGAGCTGGGCCCTGATGTGCAGCTCCACAGCCCAGGGCACTCCAAGTCCCTGGACCTGGGCCAGcctggggtgctgctggtggcccCCATCAAGGACCGTAAGAACCGGAGCTGGCCGCGGCTGGACCACGTCAGCCTGGTGGGTTACAGCAAGCTGGAGAGCACCGGAGAGTCCTCGGACCGGCTGCTGGAGCACAGCGAGCCCCGGCCCAGCTCCTGGGCTGTGGGCATGGAGCAGGGAACACGGGTCTGA